Proteins encoded within one genomic window of Cytophagales bacterium:
- a CDS encoding translocation protein TolB → MIKVRLLLALFLTSGVLLTQAQQDYFNEFGQNRIQYKKFDWLYYSTTNFDIYYYSGGGDYAKQAVDFLDEEFNRLTDILGYAPYAKTKIFLYNSIHDLQQSNKGIDGANFTIGGQTDFIKLQMEVAHPGSAEKFREELVYRLSRILIEDMMFGGSLAEILQSSYLLSLPRWFIDGAAKYLAYGWSSEMDDYIRDYIGRKKIKKLIKIDGEEAGVIGQSIWNYIALTHGRSNISNILNLTRIIRNEENSIASTIGVPYRSFINNWQNYYLVSEEEILKDYKDPDDEDEIVSRKNSDFEHNNVRINPAGQKVAYSINDLGKYDVYVKDLETEKTVKVLKGGIIVPGQKVDGDLPLLDWIDDDQLGVVYYKRGFLYLATIDVAKAEVIRNKPLTRFKQIKSFSFNDNGRLAVISGDVDGRNDLFLVSMRRSAVRRITSDIYDDESPSFIPGTAAIVFSSNRPADSLNIADVPLEDMDSRYNLFIYDLDTTKNEFYRLTNTIGNDVKPHAKNESEIFYLSDQRGISNLYKYSFYDSIHSQVTNFSKNILDYDLHFDEDGITFLMLDEGIEKVYYTNKVDFHGNQFTGQTPRQRFEQAKFVANRYVENQLLNPDGVADVVADTASVDEDSALLDTDDYLFEEEEQPEDDSFVDTENYVFEGEDETQKENYRPESFFSTYRKFQQNSEVLGPIPYFPRFSFSNLVTSFTIDPLRGFGILLETQISDMLENHKVHAGALAITDLRSGDFFIEYEYLKRWVDFSVRFDKRLLVLKDDNETQLVQRYSFSKLEFGAALPISNWFRFDINPFFATTNFTNLQFQAVNTVNNVMGLAEDNRVTYAGIKGSAVFDNTIEKGFNIPQGTRAKFDIIQYSSISDQNRSFGNLRADIRHYQRVHREITFATRVFYGQFFGKNKPTYLVGGVPNWLLNNTNTDGTDNPFNRINNQVDNTNFLFMEYVTNIRGFDYAELYGSSSLVFNAELRIPVFQYLSRGPITSNFLRNFQLVGFYDIGSAWTGPIPLTRENSATEVLYRTDGSPFSGSIANFRNPWLAGVGAGLRTVLMGYYAKFDIARPIRDFELGNYRFYVSVGLDF, encoded by the coding sequence ATGATAAAGGTTCGTTTGCTTCTTGCCCTGTTTTTGACCAGTGGAGTATTGCTGACTCAGGCTCAGCAAGACTATTTCAACGAATTTGGTCAGAACAGGATCCAGTATAAGAAATTTGACTGGCTCTACTACAGCACTACCAACTTCGATATTTATTATTATTCAGGAGGAGGAGATTATGCGAAACAGGCAGTAGACTTTCTGGATGAAGAATTCAACCGGCTGACCGATATCCTCGGCTATGCACCTTATGCGAAGACAAAAATCTTTCTTTACAACTCCATTCACGATTTACAGCAAAGCAACAAAGGCATTGACGGTGCCAATTTTACCATTGGCGGTCAAACGGATTTCATCAAACTTCAAATGGAAGTTGCTCATCCGGGTTCAGCTGAGAAATTTCGGGAAGAGCTTGTCTATCGATTGTCCAGAATACTGATCGAAGACATGATGTTTGGAGGAAGTCTTGCGGAGATTCTCCAAAGTTCCTATTTGCTTTCATTGCCACGATGGTTCATCGATGGAGCGGCAAAATACCTTGCCTATGGCTGGAGCTCAGAAATGGATGATTACATACGTGATTATATCGGTCGTAAAAAGATCAAAAAGCTGATCAAAATTGATGGCGAAGAGGCTGGGGTGATAGGACAAAGTATTTGGAATTATATCGCCTTGACCCACGGAAGGAGCAATATTTCCAATATCCTGAACTTAACCAGGATCATTCGTAACGAAGAAAACAGCATAGCCAGTACTATTGGTGTTCCGTACCGATCCTTTATCAATAACTGGCAGAATTACTATTTGGTGTCGGAAGAAGAAATCCTGAAGGACTACAAAGATCCGGATGATGAAGATGAGATCGTCAGTAGGAAGAATTCCGATTTTGAGCACAACAATGTCCGGATCAACCCGGCGGGACAGAAGGTGGCGTATAGTATCAATGACCTGGGAAAATACGATGTGTACGTAAAAGACCTGGAAACGGAAAAAACCGTCAAAGTGCTGAAAGGAGGCATCATTGTGCCGGGGCAGAAAGTAGATGGTGATCTGCCGTTGCTTGACTGGATTGACGATGACCAACTAGGGGTGGTCTATTATAAAAGAGGATTCCTTTACCTGGCGACCATTGATGTGGCTAAGGCAGAGGTGATCAGGAATAAGCCGTTGACGCGATTTAAACAGATCAAATCCTTTTCTTTCAATGACAATGGTCGACTGGCTGTGATCAGTGGTGATGTAGATGGGAGAAACGACCTGTTCCTCGTGAGTATGCGACGAAGTGCTGTGCGGAGAATTACCTCCGATATATACGATGACGAAAGTCCGTCATTTATTCCTGGCACCGCAGCCATCGTATTTAGTTCTAATCGCCCGGCAGATTCTCTGAACATTGCCGATGTTCCGCTGGAGGACATGGATAGTCGCTACAACTTGTTCATCTATGATTTGGATACAACGAAAAATGAATTCTATCGATTGACAAATACCATAGGAAATGATGTCAAACCACATGCAAAAAACGAGTCAGAGATCTTTTATCTGAGCGATCAGCGTGGGATCTCTAACTTATACAAGTATAGTTTTTATGATTCGATTCATTCCCAGGTTACCAACTTCAGTAAGAACATCTTGGACTATGATCTGCATTTCGATGAAGATGGGATTACGTTCCTTATGCTGGATGAAGGAATTGAAAAGGTGTATTATACGAACAAAGTAGATTTTCACGGGAACCAATTCACGGGTCAGACCCCCAGGCAGCGTTTTGAACAAGCAAAATTTGTGGCAAATCGATATGTCGAAAATCAGTTGCTCAATCCGGATGGTGTAGCAGATGTCGTTGCAGATACCGCAAGTGTAGACGAGGATTCTGCTTTGCTGGATACGGACGATTACCTTTTTGAAGAGGAAGAGCAGCCAGAGGATGACAGCTTTGTAGATACAGAAAACTATGTTTTCGAAGGGGAGGATGAAACTCAGAAGGAGAATTACCGACCGGAATCGTTCTTCTCCACCTATCGGAAATTTCAGCAGAATTCTGAAGTATTAGGACCGATCCCATACTTTCCGCGATTTAGTTTCAGCAATTTGGTGACTTCATTTACCATTGATCCACTTCGAGGATTCGGGATTTTACTGGAAACTCAGATCAGTGATATGCTGGAAAATCACAAAGTACATGCAGGAGCCCTGGCGATCACAGATTTGCGTAGTGGTGACTTCTTCATTGAATATGAATACCTGAAGCGATGGGTGGATTTTAGTGTGCGGTTTGACAAACGATTGCTGGTATTGAAGGATGACAATGAAACCCAGTTGGTGCAGCGATATTCATTCAGTAAGTTAGAGTTTGGTGCTGCGCTACCTATTTCCAATTGGTTCCGTTTCGATATCAATCCTTTTTTCGCAACCACGAATTTTACAAACCTTCAGTTTCAAGCAGTTAATACAGTTAATAATGTGATGGGACTGGCAGAGGACAATCGTGTTACTTATGCCGGAATCAAAGGAAGTGCCGTATTTGATAATACCATTGAAAAAGGCTTTAACATCCCACAAGGTACCCGTGCGAAATTTGACATCATACAGTATTCAAGTATTTCGGATCAGAACAGGAGTTTTGGGAATCTTCGTGCGGATATCAGACATTATCAGCGTGTTCATCGCGAAATCACCTTTGCTACCCGGGTTTTCTATGGGCAGTTCTTCGGCAAGAACAAGCCAACCTACCTGGTTGGAGGTGTTCCCAATTGGCTGTTGAACAATACCAATACAGATGGAACGGATAATCCTTTCAACCGAATCAATAATCAGGTAGATAATACCAATTTCCTGTTCATGGAATATGTGACCAATATCAGGGGATTTGATTATGCGGAATTATATGGGAGCTCATCACTGGTTTTCAATGCGGAACTCAGGATCCCGGTCTTTCAATATTTGTCCAGAGGACCGATCACTTCGAATTTCCTGAGAAACTTCCAACTGGTAGGCTTCTATGATATTGGATCTGCCTGGACCGGACCTATTCCGTTGACACGTGAAAATAGTGCGACAGAAGTGCTCTATCGTACCGATGGTTCTCCTTTCTCTGGTAGCATTGCGAACTTCCGAAATCCCTGGTTGGCCGGGGTAGGGGCAGGGCTGCGCACGGTGCTTATGGGTTACTACGCCAAATTCGATATTGCACGCCCAATCCGAGATTTTGAGCTCGGTAATTATAGATTTTATGTAAGTGTGGGGTTGGATTTCTAA
- the pssA gene encoding CDP-diacylglycerol--serine O-phosphatidyltransferase yields the protein MKRHIPNLITSLNLLTGVLGIIWVFQENVNDALIFVIIAGIFDFFDGFAARLLKVQSPIGKELDSLADMISFSAFPALFLFIYLQNQYFEIAPYAALLIAPFSAMRLAIFNTDDQQADKFIGLPTPANAIFITSLPLMNPSLPEWAWILLAVASSLIMVAPIEMIALKFKNYSLKDNLFRYVLIVFSITLLLVFGVRGLVLVIPGYILLSVFSNFFRVENS from the coding sequence TTGAAACGTCATATCCCCAATTTGATCACCAGCCTCAACTTGCTCACCGGAGTATTGGGTATCATTTGGGTTTTTCAGGAAAACGTAAATGATGCACTGATTTTCGTGATCATTGCTGGGATCTTCGATTTTTTTGATGGATTTGCAGCGCGATTACTCAAAGTGCAGTCTCCAATAGGCAAAGAATTGGATTCCCTGGCGGACATGATCTCGTTTTCAGCATTTCCAGCGCTTTTTCTATTCATTTATCTACAAAATCAATATTTCGAAATCGCACCGTACGCGGCTTTATTGATTGCTCCATTTTCCGCCATGCGACTGGCGATTTTCAATACGGATGATCAACAAGCTGATAAGTTCATTGGGTTGCCTACTCCTGCCAATGCAATTTTTATTACTTCTTTGCCGCTCATGAATCCGTCCTTGCCCGAATGGGCATGGATCCTGTTGGCCGTAGCCAGCTCACTGATCATGGTGGCTCCTATTGAAATGATCGCACTGAAGTTTAAGAACTACAGCTTGAAGGACAACCTGTTCCGATATGTACTGATTGTCTTCTCAATTACCTTATTACTCGTTTTTGGGGTCAGAGGCTTAGTATTGGTCATTCCAGGGTATATATTGCTTTCCGTATTTTCGAACTTTTTCAGGGTAGAAAATAGTTGA
- a CDS encoding FAD-dependent oxidoreductase, with the protein MKEVDFLIVGQGIAGSLLAYELIHRGQQVMVFDQDRADRSSSYAAAGLYNPITGRKMVKTWMADELFPLIAPYYDQLERALKASFHQSLPIYRPFISIEEQNDWQGKAGTEMYAPYVHKIHTESIGYPAVVDPFGGLSLNYTGVVDLPKALKAIKDYLQNKGMYKVEVFQYQNVKSGKDQVHYGDWRARAVIFCEGTGVADNPFFKGLKMRPVKGELIDIKTEFRPNQIVNRGVFMIPREGVIRVGSTYNNQDLSWQPTTSGISMIEDKLGKLYEGAYEVVRAFAGVRPATFDRRPFLGLMKNQPSVGIFNGLGTKGVSLAPYFAPMMANFLLGEREILPTVDVNRGLI; encoded by the coding sequence TTGAAAGAGGTTGATTTTTTAATTGTAGGACAGGGAATTGCCGGAAGCTTGCTGGCTTATGAACTGATCCATAGAGGTCAGCAGGTCATGGTATTTGACCAGGATCGAGCGGATAGGTCTTCCTCCTATGCTGCAGCGGGGCTCTACAATCCTATCACCGGTCGCAAAATGGTGAAAACCTGGATGGCTGATGAGCTTTTTCCATTGATTGCTCCCTACTATGATCAACTGGAACGAGCATTGAAAGCCTCCTTTCATCAGTCTTTACCGATTTACCGACCCTTTATTTCCATCGAAGAACAAAATGACTGGCAAGGCAAGGCAGGGACGGAAATGTATGCTCCCTATGTTCATAAGATCCACACCGAATCGATCGGTTACCCTGCGGTAGTTGACCCATTTGGTGGCTTGTCCTTGAACTACACGGGTGTAGTAGACCTGCCTAAGGCGCTAAAAGCGATAAAAGACTACCTACAGAATAAGGGAATGTACAAGGTTGAAGTGTTTCAGTATCAGAACGTAAAATCAGGAAAAGACCAGGTACACTACGGTGATTGGAGGGCACGAGCGGTCATTTTCTGTGAAGGAACGGGCGTTGCTGATAATCCTTTCTTTAAAGGTCTGAAAATGAGACCTGTGAAAGGCGAACTAATCGACATCAAAACCGAATTTCGTCCGAACCAAATCGTCAACCGGGGAGTTTTCATGATACCACGTGAAGGTGTGATCCGGGTAGGGTCTACCTACAACAACCAAGACTTAAGCTGGCAACCTACTACAAGCGGAATCAGTATGATTGAAGACAAGCTTGGAAAGTTGTACGAAGGAGCTTATGAAGTAGTCAGAGCTTTTGCCGGGGTTAGACCGGCGACTTTTGACCGAAGGCCTTTCCTTGGATTGATGAAAAATCAACCCAGTGTAGGTATCTTTAATGGATTAGGTACAAAAGGAGTTTCTCTGGCGCCATATTTTGCTCCAATGATGGCAAATTTTTTGCTAGGGGAACGAGAAATCCTCCCTACTGTAGATGTGAATAGAGGTCTGATTTGA
- a CDS encoding lysophospholipid acyltransferase family protein — MRVFAHIVAWLPFPLLYLVSDVLASLASLFYRRKMVTANLTACFPEKSAMEIRTIRAKFYRNLTDVSLEAFKTLRMDRSEFKERVKLIRNEAYEEIERNQSPFLLYASHQCNWEWLGTAIGIQLAPLDPIYKEIRNSGSNRLMAEIRSKFGNRPIPAAQAGRVYRYQKEFRGGGIIADQSPTRKNKGKVWANFLGRETPFYQGIFVLPYLTQLPVYYVSVVRVARGKYEVELHKMADPPYQKGEHQVLDQYIRFSESAVRARPSDWLWSHNRWKYRRSKNEELINFQ; from the coding sequence ATGAGAGTTTTTGCCCACATCGTTGCCTGGTTACCCTTTCCCTTATTATATCTGGTATCCGATGTACTTGCCTCGTTAGCGAGTTTGTTTTACAGACGTAAGATGGTGACAGCTAATCTTACTGCCTGCTTCCCTGAAAAGTCAGCAATGGAGATTCGCACCATTCGCGCTAAGTTTTATCGCAACCTGACCGATGTTTCGCTAGAGGCATTCAAAACCCTGCGTATGGACCGATCGGAATTTAAAGAGCGAGTGAAGTTGATTCGCAATGAGGCCTATGAAGAAATCGAACGGAACCAATCTCCATTTTTGTTGTACGCATCACATCAATGCAACTGGGAATGGCTGGGTACGGCTATTGGGATTCAATTAGCTCCTTTGGACCCCATTTACAAGGAAATCCGCAATTCAGGTAGCAACCGGTTGATGGCCGAGATCCGCAGTAAATTCGGCAATCGCCCAATACCCGCTGCTCAGGCGGGACGTGTTTATCGGTACCAAAAAGAATTTCGTGGAGGAGGGATCATTGCTGATCAGTCTCCTACCAGAAAAAACAAGGGCAAAGTCTGGGCAAATTTTCTCGGAAGAGAAACTCCGTTTTATCAGGGTATATTTGTATTGCCCTATCTTACTCAGCTTCCGGTGTATTACGTGTCTGTTGTTCGAGTCGCTCGTGGTAAATATGAGGTGGAACTGCATAAAATGGCCGATCCTCCCTATCAGAAAGGCGAACATCAGGTGCTTGATCAGTATATTCGATTTTCAGAAAGCGCTGTGCGAGCCAGGCCCTCGGATTGGCTTTGGTCACACAACCGATGGAAATATCGACGATCAAAAAATGAGGAATTAATTAACTTTCAATAA
- a CDS encoding tetratricopeptide repeat protein: MKQLLQNSNLERSERLKFLEEIALYSSDPEEKIIYSEKVLELLNADDRQDFYINALLNIGVSYRLTGELEKSLEYLFKSSEVAFANTENILLAESYVEIATTYTKNSDQKNALIYSNKAIKIFKETGNFQKLAINLLNTGFIYFEQNKFDSALLYYNEAGPLFDSVNLTIGKAYNLGNRALVYWKTGAFEEAEQDLLLAIDMLVPLGDQYGMADFHNQLGNLYLETGQTEKSIIHTQKSLEMAEALGLKEQARDASLVLSKLSAERRNFEEAYRLHQEYLAYRDSIQNEENTKAMADQRTEFEVSIREKEIEVLEKDKQLQNIYIIVALVFLLVFILLYLLSRQRLITNKLASKAERDQHEKDVQNLLQGQEKKTLQSMIEGREKERKHLAGELHNHLGSLLATVKMNLNGFEQEDQRINTLHQLVDQVYNDVRDMSHALNMGVSEDFGLVSALQELVDHLSQSGKLKIEFNAAVTDCFIPFEQEIVLYRVVQELVSNVLKHAQATEMTLLLTCFEDEQLLNIMVADNGQGFDTENAKVKADGMGLHSLDGMVSSLHGEMEIDSQAGKGTTINIDFPLDDAMTENPLTQ, encoded by the coding sequence TTGAAGCAGCTCCTCCAGAACTCGAATCTAGAAAGATCTGAACGTCTCAAATTTCTTGAAGAAATAGCCCTTTATTCTTCTGATCCGGAGGAAAAGATAATCTATTCGGAGAAAGTTCTAGAATTGCTTAACGCAGATGATAGACAAGACTTCTACATTAATGCATTACTAAATATCGGAGTTTCTTACCGCTTAACTGGAGAATTAGAAAAATCCTTAGAATATTTATTCAAGAGCTCTGAGGTTGCATTTGCTAATACTGAAAATATCTTATTGGCTGAATCATACGTCGAAATAGCTACCACCTACACCAAAAATAGCGATCAAAAAAATGCACTCATATATTCCAATAAAGCGATCAAAATCTTTAAAGAAACTGGAAACTTCCAAAAATTAGCAATCAACCTTCTCAATACTGGATTCATCTATTTTGAACAAAACAAATTTGATAGTGCCTTATTATATTACAATGAAGCCGGTCCACTTTTTGACTCTGTAAATTTAACAATCGGCAAAGCCTATAACCTAGGAAATCGCGCCCTGGTCTACTGGAAAACTGGGGCATTCGAAGAGGCAGAACAAGATTTACTCCTTGCCATTGATATGTTAGTTCCTTTAGGAGATCAATACGGCATGGCAGACTTCCATAATCAATTAGGAAATCTCTATCTGGAAACAGGACAAACCGAAAAAAGCATAATCCATACCCAAAAATCCTTGGAAATGGCTGAAGCACTAGGACTCAAGGAACAGGCCCGTGATGCCTCATTGGTCTTATCAAAACTCTCAGCCGAAAGAAGAAACTTTGAGGAAGCATATCGCTTACATCAAGAATACCTGGCTTATCGCGATAGTATCCAAAATGAAGAAAACACTAAAGCAATGGCCGATCAGCGGACGGAATTCGAGGTAAGTATCCGTGAAAAAGAAATTGAGGTACTGGAGAAAGACAAGCAATTGCAAAACATCTACATCATCGTTGCACTGGTATTTCTTCTGGTTTTCATCCTGCTCTACTTGTTGAGTCGTCAGCGACTGATCACCAATAAACTGGCCTCGAAAGCGGAACGGGATCAGCATGAAAAAGACGTGCAAAACTTGTTACAAGGTCAAGAGAAGAAGACGCTACAATCCATGATTGAAGGGCGGGAAAAAGAACGTAAACACCTGGCAGGAGAACTCCACAATCACCTTGGAAGCCTGTTGGCGACTGTCAAGATGAACCTCAATGGCTTTGAGCAGGAAGATCAACGCATCAATACACTTCATCAGTTAGTAGATCAGGTCTACAATGACGTAAGAGACATGTCTCATGCCCTGAACATGGGTGTATCGGAAGATTTTGGATTAGTCTCTGCCCTTCAGGAGCTGGTAGATCACTTGTCTCAATCCGGCAAACTCAAAATCGAGTTCAATGCGGCTGTGACCGATTGCTTCATTCCTTTTGAGCAGGAAATTGTCCTCTACCGGGTTGTCCAGGAGCTGGTCAGCAATGTATTGAAGCATGCGCAGGCCACGGAGATGACGTTACTTTTAACCTGTTTCGAAGACGAACAATTATTGAACATCATGGTTGCCGACAATGGTCAGGGCTTTGACACAGAAAACGCCAAAGTCAAGGCAGATGGCATGGGCTTACACTCACTGGATGGCATGGTAAGTAGCCTCCATGGAGAAATGGAAATTGATAGCCAGGCCGGCAAAGGAACAACGATCAACATCGACTTCCCTCTGGATGACGCCATGACTGAAAATCCCCTCACACAATGA
- a CDS encoding DUF2721 domain-containing protein, with amino-acid sequence MNLTTPALLFPAISLLLLAFTNRFLAIATLIRQLHANYNENKENRVLATQIENLRKRLFLIRNMQAFGVLSFFFCVLSMIFLFQEMQVAGKWVFGASLLLLLISLGISLREVQLSTNALEVELSDMEFKG; translated from the coding sequence ATGAACCTCACCACTCCGGCATTATTATTTCCAGCAATATCTCTGTTGCTGCTGGCCTTTACCAATCGGTTTCTGGCCATTGCGACGCTGATCCGACAGCTTCACGCCAACTACAATGAGAATAAAGAAAATCGCGTATTGGCCACTCAAATCGAGAATTTGAGAAAGCGGCTGTTCCTTATTCGCAATATGCAGGCTTTTGGGGTGCTCAGTTTCTTTTTCTGTGTGTTGAGTATGATTTTCCTGTTTCAGGAAATGCAAGTTGCTGGTAAGTGGGTATTCGGAGCGTCATTATTACTGCTGTTGATTTCATTGGGTATCTCTCTCAGAGAAGTTCAGCTTTCCACCAATGCGTTAGAGGTAGAGTTGAGCGATATGGAGTTTAAGGGGTAG
- a CDS encoding YicC/YloC family endoribonuclease, protein MIKSMTGYGSAEAITEKYSLKVELKSLNSKYLDLILKLPREFSDREMDIKSIISKQLIRGKVNFTIDFQPNQFGESPVEINQELFQLYYDQFADLAKSNLTNRDELFKLAVHAPNVMVSKEDFSDLISYDEMVTVVRAALDKCDQFRMDEGKQLEKALRKNIEEISKGLAVVAELDPTRVSNIRSRLDQAISDLREKTQVDENRFEQELIFYVEKLDISEEKVRLKSHLEYFLEILDGSDSNGKKLGFIAQEIGREINTIGSKANDADIQRTVVKMKDELEQIKEQVLNVM, encoded by the coding sequence ATGATAAAATCGATGACGGGGTATGGCTCCGCCGAGGCAATTACCGAAAAGTATTCCCTCAAAGTTGAACTGAAGTCCCTAAATAGCAAGTACCTCGACCTTATTTTGAAGCTCCCGCGTGAGTTTAGCGATAGGGAAATGGACATTAAATCCATCATTTCGAAGCAGCTGATCCGAGGCAAAGTCAATTTTACCATCGATTTTCAGCCCAATCAATTTGGAGAATCTCCGGTAGAGATCAACCAGGAATTGTTTCAGTTGTATTATGATCAGTTCGCTGACTTGGCAAAAAGCAACCTGACCAATCGTGATGAGCTGTTCAAATTGGCGGTGCATGCACCGAACGTGATGGTTTCCAAAGAGGACTTCAGCGACCTGATCAGTTATGACGAGATGGTGACAGTGGTTCGTGCAGCGCTGGATAAGTGTGATCAATTCCGAATGGATGAAGGAAAGCAACTAGAAAAGGCCCTTCGGAAAAACATTGAAGAAATCAGTAAGGGGTTAGCCGTAGTGGCTGAATTGGACCCGACGCGGGTAAGTAATATCCGATCCAGACTAGACCAGGCCATCAGTGACCTGCGTGAGAAAACACAAGTTGATGAAAATCGATTTGAACAAGAGCTGATTTTTTATGTGGAGAAGCTGGATATCTCGGAGGAGAAAGTGCGTCTGAAAAGTCACCTGGAGTATTTTCTGGAAATCTTGGACGGTTCGGATTCCAATGGGAAGAAATTGGGTTTCATTGCTCAGGAAATTGGTCGTGAGATCAATACCATTGGTTCCAAGGCCAATGACGCAGACATTCAGCGTACCGTGGTGAAGATGAAAGATGAGTTGGAGCAGATCAAAGAACAGGTGCTCAACGTGATGTGA
- a CDS encoding MBL fold metallo-hydrolase produces MTIKALVFSPFYENTYIISDEDNQAIIVDPGCYEPYEEMQLKQYIKENELQVKLILNTHCHIDHVTGNYFAKNEYQVPLWIPKGEKDIFEAVPSYSASYGFTNYVQADVDKYIGTDPIEVGKLKFEVRLAPGHSPGHLVFYNAEAKALIGGDVLFRDSIGRTDLPGGNHQQLLESIRREVFTLPDDTTVHSGHGPTTNIGYEKTHNPFVKNL; encoded by the coding sequence ATGACCATCAAGGCCTTAGTTTTCTCTCCATTTTACGAAAATACATACATCATAAGCGACGAAGATAATCAGGCGATCATTGTGGATCCCGGTTGTTACGAACCCTATGAGGAAATGCAATTGAAGCAATACATCAAGGAGAATGAACTGCAAGTCAAACTGATACTTAATACCCATTGTCATATCGACCATGTGACCGGGAATTATTTTGCGAAAAATGAATACCAGGTACCCCTTTGGATTCCGAAAGGAGAAAAAGACATTTTTGAAGCAGTCCCCAGCTATTCCGCCAGCTATGGATTTACAAATTATGTACAGGCGGATGTGGACAAATACATTGGGACTGATCCGATCGAGGTGGGAAAATTGAAATTTGAAGTACGGCTGGCTCCCGGACATTCTCCCGGACATTTGGTTTTTTACAATGCCGAAGCTAAAGCATTGATCGGAGGAGATGTCTTGTTCCGCGATAGTATTGGTCGAACAGACCTCCCGGGTGGTAATCATCAGCAATTGCTGGAAAGCATCAGAAGAGAAGTTTTTACCTTGCCTGATGACACGACTGTCCACAGTGGTCACGGCCCGACTACTAATATCGGGTATGAAAAGACGCACAACCCATTCGTGAAAAATCTATAA
- a CDS encoding response regulator transcription factor: MINILIVDDHQLFAEGLKSMFNPKDEITVVGQTTNGYEVPKLLNELEVDVVLMDIDMPQIDGIATLELMKKEGFDLPVLMLTMHQSLKYIRKALEKGAQGYILKAASKKEVVDAIETVNQRKNYFHEKVSEQVFDYFRGKRSNDTTAQELSTRELEIVKCLAEGLNSKQVGEKLFISQQTVRTHRRNIMHKLHVKTTGELIRLSMEKGWIED; the protein is encoded by the coding sequence ATGATCAACATTCTAATCGTAGACGACCACCAACTTTTCGCAGAAGGACTCAAGTCCATGTTCAACCCCAAGGATGAGATCACCGTAGTGGGACAAACCACGAATGGATACGAAGTACCCAAGCTCCTCAATGAACTAGAAGTGGATGTCGTCCTTATGGACATAGACATGCCGCAAATTGATGGCATTGCCACGCTTGAGCTCATGAAAAAGGAAGGGTTCGACTTACCCGTGCTCATGCTTACCATGCACCAAAGCCTGAAGTATATCCGTAAAGCGCTGGAAAAAGGTGCGCAGGGATACATTTTGAAGGCCGCCTCCAAAAAGGAGGTAGTTGATGCGATCGAAACGGTAAACCAACGCAAAAATTATTTTCACGAGAAGGTCAGTGAACAGGTATTCGACTATTTCCGAGGCAAAAGATCCAATGATACCACTGCACAAGAGCTATCAACCCGAGAATTGGAAATCGTGAAGTGTCTTGCGGAAGGCTTGAATAGCAAACAGGTGGGAGAAAAGCTTTTCATCAGTCAGCAAACGGTAAGAACTCACCGTCGAAACATCATGCACAAACTGCACGTGAAAACTACCGGTGAACTGATCCGTCTAAGTATGGAGAAGGGCTGGATTGAAGATTGA
- a CDS encoding nucleotide pyrophosphohydrolase, with translation MTIEEAQQLVDQWINTTGVRYFNELTNMTILTEEVGELARLMARTYGEQSFKASDKDRDLGDEMADVLWVLICLANQTGVNLTEALVKNFEKKNIRDQDRHKDNPKLK, from the coding sequence ATGACAATAGAAGAAGCGCAACAGCTGGTAGACCAGTGGATAAATACCACGGGTGTGCGTTATTTCAATGAGTTGACCAATATGACCATCCTCACTGAGGAGGTAGGGGAGCTAGCCCGGTTGATGGCACGAACTTATGGAGAGCAGTCATTCAAAGCATCAGATAAGGATCGGGATCTGGGAGATGAAATGGCAGACGTACTTTGGGTCTTGATCTGCCTGGCAAATCAAACAGGAGTCAATCTCACCGAAGCACTGGTAAAGAACTTCGAAAAGAAAAATATCCGTGATCAGGATCGTCACAAGGATAATCCTAAGTTGAAATAG